The DNA window GTTCAGGATCGTATTTGACTCCAGTAAGATCTTCACCTAACTGTTCGAGATCGAGTTCTTGATCAATACCTGTTGATCCAACCACGTTTTCGATGGTAATTGTCTCGGTTGGTGTAGTCATGTTACAACAGTCTCTCCAGCGAACCACTATCAAACCAACACTTCCAACTCATCATTGACTTCCGACTCTATATCAGGCAGCTCAATGTACTACTCTTGGATAATTCTGGCTTTGGTTTCCGTCGAATCTCTGATGGTGAAGCGCTTGGACTCAGTCGAAGCGTCACTATGAGAGTCTAACCTGACGCCATATGACGATTCACTAAACTCGATTCTGCTAATTGGGACACACCACCGTTTCCGGAGGTTCCGGAGGACACACCACTATTTCCGCAGGTTCCGCAGCCCCCTATCATATTCCCATAGGTTATGGGAACTATGCTGATAGCTACCCCGTTACTCGAGTTCGAGGTCTCGAGCATCGAGTTCGCCAGCGAGATAGTGTTCTCCCCCACGAGTAATATCGTAGACACCGTTCCCGAGGTGAACAAGAAGCCCATATCCGACGAGTTTCTTACACCGGGCGTTGATGTGTTGCCGGGAGAAGCGCACACGGTCGCTGTCAGCCATCTCTTTGGGCGTATCAGGCCCATCATCAGCGAGGTGCTCGAGAATCCGATCATCGGCGCGTGACATCCAGTCGGCATCAAAGCGCATACTCACTGCTGCTTGCGCCGACACTATCCACGATGCGTTCCGTCAACCATAGGATCTTATCGCTTCCACAATTAACTCCAAACCTTTAACCATCGCAAATTCTAAGTCTAGATCGATTCAATGGAACGATCATCGGCAAGTAGAGACGAACAATCAACCGAACTAGTCGTCGAAATCGTCGACACTCTGGAAGCATGTGGTCTCGATCCTTATTCCTACCAACTGTACGATTACGTCGACATCGAGGCACTCAAGCAAGTGTGCGCTACCTCGAGTGGGAACCCTGAAGTCAGATTCACCGTTGAAGGTATTCGGATTGCTGTGACACCGGATACCGTCACTGTCCTACTCGATGAATCTACTACTGCATCGGAGTGAGTCTTCATCAGTACCCAATCACGCCAGTAGTTCACGCCTATTGTCGCTATCCACAATTGTCCCCCTCAGATTTTCGAGGAAGTACATACTGTACAATCATCTCCTGTCAGGGATAATACAAACGAAACCACTCGAGGGTAATCAATTAGCCTCGAGCGATTACTTAGAGGTCAGGTGAACCAACCTGGCAGCCACACGGCGAGCAGATGTGCTCGGTTGGCCCACGGCTTGTGACTCGAGTAACCGGGGTGTCACACCGCGGGCACCGCGGCAAAAACGACGGTTTGCGCTCGTCTGTATCTGGTGGCTGGTCGCTCATCGACACCCCACGCGCAGTTTCTTGGGTGCGCCGGCTAGCTGATAGCGGTACGGCTGTCGTGCGAGACGTTTATATCTCGGTAGAATCAACGCAAACATGGTTTCAACCCGTATCGGGTTAGAAACCGCGCCTCGGGTGCTTCACCACCCGGGGCATTTCAGCGCATGCCCCTTGGCGACTGGTTGAAGCGCAGTTTCCATCTTGATTGTTGTCGGGTAGTCACTTATACTATTGGAATTCTAACGGGCAGAAACAGAGCAGAATCATCTTCCCTGGGCTGACTGCCGCCCAATTTTGCCTCGGCTGAAAGCGCATTCATCAATTAGTGGTCTCCGATCTGCAGTTCCTCAATCGCAGTAACCGGTTCCACATCATACTCAATGAGCCGGTCAGCGGCTAACTGCCATGCATACTCACTCAACTCGAGATCTGCCTCTTCGAACTGGACGGAAAACCGAGTCAGTGCCA is part of the Halostagnicola kamekurae genome and encodes:
- a CDS encoding MarR family transcriptional regulator, yielding MRFDADWMSRADDRILEHLADDGPDTPKEMADSDRVRFSRQHINARCKKLVGYGLLVHLGNGVYDITRGGEHYLAGELDARDLELE
- a CDS encoding HalOD1 output domain-containing protein, whose product is MERSSASRDEQSTELVVEIVDTLEACGLDPYSYQLYDYVDIEALKQVCATSSGNPEVRFTVEGIRIAVTPDTVTVLLDESTTASE